The following proteins are co-located in the Cyprinus carpio isolate SPL01 chromosome B19, ASM1834038v1, whole genome shotgun sequence genome:
- the LOC109066350 gene encoding glutamate receptor ionotropic, NMDA 2D-like: protein MAARPAFSFLLAVLACTGPAQPSPPLLLRPRERERDSGGASGGVNIAVVHSGSSHLPETSAGVGGVGGASSAGSGSGAGPSSSSNSGTGFLSRAWSGQVGESVMTPWGPANVIWLAVNESSPGSLLLQLCELLATTPLQGLVFEEEKPPPPNRAPLAPMLEFVSAQTGVPVIAVGGGAGLGREPQESGSVYLQFLCSTGLQLEVIFEVLEEFDWTAFSVVTTRHHGYEDFLAMVEGMIDGSFIGWERKSVVMLNLTDDPAGARTRRLLKENEAQVRLLYCSQEEAEHIFKAAWASGQATPSHMWFAVGPALSGLGLEGLPKALFAVRPQGWRDEPRRRIAKGVSVLTHGAMALRREYGGARGTSFAGNCVMDGNQTQRVPDRIR from the exons ATGGCGGCGAGGCCTGCCTTTTCGTTCTTATTGGCTGTGTTGGCGTGCACTGGGCCGGCCCAGCCCTCCCCCCCACTGCTGCTCCGCCcccgggagagagagagggactcTGGAGGGGCTTCGGGCGGAGTCAACATCGCTGTGGTCCACTCCGGCTCCTCCCACCTCCCGGAAACGAGCGCCGGGGTGGGGGGTGTGGGCGGCGCCTCTTCGGCGGGCTCCGGCTCTGGTGCCGGGCCAAGCAGCAGCAGCAACTCGGGGACGGGTTTTCTGAGTCGGGCCTGGTCGGGACAGGTGGGTGAGAGCGTGATGACACCATGGGGACCCGCAAACGTGATCTGGCTGGCCGTGAACGAGAGCAGTCCTGGGAGCCTCTTGCTACAGTTGTGCGAGTTACTGGCTACCACTCCGCTACAAGGCCTTGTGTTTGAGGAAGAGAAGCCACCACCACCCAACCGGGCACCGTTGGCACCAATGCTTGAATTTGTCTCGGCCCAGACAGGAGTGCCTGTGATTGCTGTGGGAGGAGGTGCTGGCTTGGGGAGGGAGCCACAG GAGAGCGGCTCCGTCTACTTGCAGTTCTTGTGCTCCACTGGCCTGCAGCTGGAGGTTATTTTCGAAGTTCTGGAGGAGTTTGATTGGACGGCTTTCTCTGTGGTTACCACACGCCACCACGGCTATGAGGACTTCCTGGCCATGGTAGAAGGCATGATAGATGGCTCCTTCATCGGCTGGGAGAGAAAGAGTGTGGTGATGCTCAACCTGACTGATGACCCGGCAGGGGCTCGCACACGCAGGCTGCTGAAAGAGAATGAAGCACAG GTGCGACTGCTATATTGCTCACAGGAAGAGGCGGAGCACATTTTTAAGGCTGCATGGGCATCAGGGCAGGCTACTCCCTCACATATGTGGTTTGCGGTGGGCCCGGCTCTGTCTGGACTTGGTCTTGAGGGTCTACCCAAGGCTCTGTTTGCTGTGCGACCCCAGGGATGGAGGGACGAGCCGCGACGGCGAATTGCAAAGGGTGTGTCAGTATTGACGCACGGTGCTATGGCTTTACGTAGAGAGTACGGCGGGGCTCGAGGGACAAGCTTTGCTGGGAACTGCGTGATGGATGGAAATCAAACACAGAGGGTACCAGATAGAATCAGGTGA